One window of Mangrovibacterium diazotrophicum genomic DNA carries:
- a CDS encoding dihydrofolate reductase family protein → MENRKLILYISCSLDGYIAKPNDDLSFLSQVQKEGEDYGYHDFVSTIDTVILGRKTYDWVMTQVDEFPHADKETYVITRTERPRKGKTIFYTGELKGLIIGLKKRQGKNIFCDGGAEIVNELLTEKLFDELIISVVPVLVGNGTRLFKDGRPEQTLKLISVNGFDTGLVQLHYKMTEK, encoded by the coding sequence ATGGAAAATCGGAAACTTATACTTTACATTTCCTGCTCTTTAGACGGATACATCGCGAAACCTAACGATGATTTGAGTTTTTTAAGTCAAGTGCAAAAAGAAGGGGAAGATTATGGGTATCACGATTTCGTATCGACTATAGACACAGTGATTCTTGGCAGAAAAACCTATGATTGGGTAATGACACAAGTTGACGAATTTCCACACGCTGATAAAGAAACATATGTAATCACCCGAACTGAAAGACCTCGAAAAGGGAAAACAATATTTTACACGGGAGAATTAAAAGGATTGATAATCGGACTTAAAAAAAGGCAGGGCAAGAATATCTTTTGTGATGGCGGTGCAGAAATTGTAAATGAACTTCTAACTGAGAAACTGTTTGACGAATTGATTATTTCAGTGGTTCCCGTATTGGTTGGCAATGGAACAAGGTTGTTTAAAGACGGAAGACCCGAACAAACACTTAAACTTATTTCAGTAAACGGTTTTGACACAGGACTGGTGCAACTTCATTATAAAATGACTGAAAAATAA